Proteins found in one Choloepus didactylus isolate mChoDid1 chromosome 25, mChoDid1.pri, whole genome shotgun sequence genomic segment:
- the LOC119520601 gene encoding olfactory receptor 7A10-like has product MESENKTRISEFILLGLSEDAEMQPLLFGLFLMMYLVTFIGNLLIILAIISDSHLHTPMYFFLSNLSLNDICFTSTTIPKTLVNIHTGSKMITYVNCLNQMYFSMIFAALDNFLLAVMAYDRFVAICLPLHYMVIMNPRLCALLLLASWVLSVLDALLHGLMVLRLSFPTNLEIPHFFCELNQVIHLACSDTFLNDLLMYFAAGLVGAIPLTGILFSYCKIVSSVLRISSAGGKSKAFSTCGSHLSVVSLFYGTGLGVYLSSAATQNSRARAIASVMYTVVSPMLNPFIYSLRNKGLKHALKKLFS; this is encoded by the coding sequence ATggaatcagaaaacaaaacacgTATTTCAGAGTTTATCCTCCTTGGACTCTCAGAGGATGCAGAAATGCAGCCCCTCCTCTTTGGGCTGTTCCTGATGATGTACCTGGTCACTTTCATTGGGAACCTGCTCATCATCCTGGCCATCATCTCTGACTCACACctgcacacacccatgtacttcttcctctctaacctGTCTTTAAATGATATCTGTTTCACCTCCACCACTATCCCAAAGACGCTAGTGAATATCCATACAGGGAGCAAAATGATAACATATGTAAACTGCCTCAACCAGATGTATTTTTCCATGATTTTTGCAGCATTAGACAACTTCCTCCtggctgtgatggcctatgaccgcttcGTGGCCATCTGCCTCCCCCTTCATTACATGGTCATCATGAATCCCCGACTCTGTGCCCTCCTGCTGCTGGCATCCTGGGTATTGAGTGTTCTGGATGCCCTTTTACATGGCTTAATGGTTTTGCGATTGTCTTTTCCTACCAACTTAGAAATTCCCCACTTTTTCTGTGAACTTAATCAGGTCATCCACCTTGCTTGTTCTGACACCTTCCTCAATGACCTACTGATGTATTTTGCAGCTGGACTTGTGGGTGCTATTCCACTCACTGGGATCCTTTTCTCTTACTGTAAAATTGTATCCTCTGTTTTGAGAATTTCCTCAGCTGGAGGCAAGTCTAAAGCATTTTCCACTTGTGGGTCTCACCTCTCTGTAGTGTCCTTGTTTTATGGTACAGGTCTTGGAGTGTATCTTAGTTCTGCTGCTACTCAAAACTCAAGGGCAAGAGCAATAGCCTCAGTGATGTACACGGTGGTCAgtcccatgctgaacccctttaTCTATAGTCTTAGAAACAAGGGCCTAAAGCATGCCTTAAAAAAACTCTTCAGCTGA